The nucleotide window GGTAAACTGTAACCAAACCAACCACTTTATAACGTGGTAAACTAGGAAAAGGAACGTTTTCATATTCAATTTTTGGAGGATTTTTTAAATACGCATTTACCAAATTCTGGATTTTGCTATCATCAAAAAAATCGACACCAACTATTTTATTCTCCTCATCTTCCACACCAATTACGATGTAAGAATTGTTTTCTGGATTTGAGTTAGACAAAGCACAAATATGTTTTAGAAATTTGGCTTTGCCTTCTTTTGAGCCTAAAGATAATTTCTGCTTTTTATCATAAAAACTATTCTCATCATTATGTGAGAGTAGGTTTTTAATCAATAAGCGTTTATTTATCATTTTTAGGCTACTTCTTGTCCATTACTTGCTTCTAACATTATAAACCAATCTTCTAGTTCTAAATTAATTTCTAATGCTTTATTTGCATTTAAAATTCGGTCTTTATTCGTGGTTCCAATTACTGGAGCAACTTTTGCAGGATGTTTAAACAACCAAGCCAAAAGCAACGCATCATCTGTACAATTGTATTTTGTAGACAATCTTTTTAAAACCTCTTTAATACTTTTTGTTTGATGTGTTTCTTCTCTAAAAACACTTCCTAAAGGGCTCCAACTCATGGGTTGCATTTTTTTCTGCAACATCTGGTCTAAAGTACCATCTTTCATTGCTGAATTTTGTGTTAAAGAAAATTCAATTTGATTTACATCAACAGAAACATGATCTACAATTAAGTTTACTTGAGATGGTGTAAAGTTAGAAACTCCAAAATTGATGATTTTTCCATCTCTTTTCAAGGTTGATATTGCTTCTGCAATTTCTTCAGGATGCATTAAGGCACTTGGTCTGTGCAGTAAAAAAGTATCTAAGTAATCTGTTTTTAAATTTTTTAAAGATTGCTCTGCACTCCAAATAATATATTCTTTGCTATAATTGTAGTATTTTACTTTATTATCTCTTGTTTCTCCAGGATTCTGAATTCCGCATTTTGTAATTAACTCTATTTTTTCTCTATCGATTTTGCTCGCTTTAAAAGCCGCTCCAAATTCAGCTTCTGTAGTGTAATCTCCATACAAATCTGCATGATCAAAAGTGGTATTACCATTTGCTACACAAAACTGAACCATTTCTGTAGCTTCTTTAGTAGAAAATTGTTTGCCCCATTTTCCCCAAGACATGCATCCAATTATTATTTTTGATGTTGGTTTCATTCTAATTTTTGTTAATCATTGTTGCACTTGCTTGCGCTGTTGGGTATACAATTAAATCCTCAATATTTACATGATAAGGTCTTGTAACCACAAAGTTTATAATATCTGCAATATCTTCTGCTTGTAAGGCTTTATATCCAGAGTAAACTGTTCTAGCTCTATCTGTATCTCCTTTAAAACGTACATCAGAAAATTCTGTTTCTACCAAACCAGGATGAATTGCAGAAACTCTAATGTTATAATCGTTTAAATCTAACCTCATAGACTTATTTAAAGCGTTTACAGCAAATTTTGAAGCACAATATACATTTCCATTCTTATACACATCTTTACCTGCTGTAGACCCAATATTTACAATAAAACCAGAGTTGTTATGGATCATAATTGGCAAAATAGCTTTGGTAACATACAACAAACCTTTTACGTTAATGTCTAACATAGCATCCCAATCATCGATACTACCTTCTTGAATGGTAGCTAATCCATGAGCGTTACCTGCGTTATTTATTAAGAAGTCTATATGTTTAAAATTTTCTGGTAAAGATTCAATTGCAGTTTGTACTTCTTCTTTTCTAGAAACATCAAACTGTAATGTTGTTACCTCTGTTAGCTTACTTAATTTGGTTTGAAGTTTTTCTAACCTTTCAGTTCTTCGTCCACATAGAATTAATTTGATATTATTTTTTGCAAAAAGCTCTGCTGTAGCTTTTCCTATTCCTGAAGTTGCACCTGTAATAAAAGCTGTTTTCATTTTTTAAATTTGGTTTATTAAAAATAGGAAAACTAGTGGTTTGCTTTCTTTTTTAGATGATATAATTTTCATCAATTATTAACAAAGAAAAAGTCACCCTCCTCAGGGTGACTCCTCTTTCAATTGGTTGTCGAGAAACAACCAATCAAAAATCAACTAACCAAACTTTATTTTAAATTTCTTCTGTTCTTTACTTTCCTCTTTATAATAGTACGTTTTCTATTGCTATTTCTTACAATGTCCTTTGCACTTTTAACAGATTCTTCACTTTTCTTGAATTGTATAAATCCTCTTCCTGAAAAATCGTATGTTGTTTCTGAATTATAGTGGAATAAACTTACTCTACCATCATTAACAACGCTTAATTCGAACTCTTCTATATCTCCATTATCATAATTCAGTGTTAAAATTTTTAGGTCTTCAAAACCTGTTACATCAAACACTTCATATCCTCCAACATAGTTCCAATTAATATCTGCAACTTGCGTGCCAAAGTCATCTTGAGAACTTCTAAAAGTTGTTAAATTTTCTGGTGTAAACTCAAGGTAATTTTCATCATCAAAAGCATTTGGAGTACCACCTGTTGCACTTACTTTTTCCCAAGCTAAATACTCTTGTAAAAAGTATTCTATGTTTTCATAAAATAGCTTATCATAATCAAAGGTATTTACATTATAGCCTATTAAATAGTAGCTTACATTCTGTCTAAAATTATACAATACAATTTCGTTATCTGATAAAATACTAACTTCAAAATCGTTAGCTCCATCTAAATCGTGATTGGTAGCCAATAGACCATTAAAAGTACCATAAGTACCAACATCCATTCCTAAACCATTTCCTGTTCTTCCAATATCTACAATATTATTGTTAGCATATAGAATACCATTTAAAAATGATAGTGTGAATGCTCTAGAAACATAAGGAATATCTCCTGTTCCTGTGGTTCTGTGATAATCTACGTACCATAAATCATAGCTAGAAACAACTTCGTCTACAGTAGGTTGATAGTCTACAAAACCATCATCATAAATTGTTGTACAAGCACTTAAAAGTGTACCTGTAATAATAATCGTGAATAGTAGTTTTAGCGTTTTCATAAGCCTTCTATTTTATGGTTATGACTATGAATATTCAAATTGCGTGCCAAAAAAATAAATCATGAAACAAAACGACATAACAAACTATTTATTAACACTTTAAATAATTTGTTTCTTCCTGTCAATTATTATCTGAAAACAAAAAGAGCGAACTCCTTTAAGTTCGCTCTTTAAATATTTTTAATAATTTGACTTCGTCTAATTATTTAATGCTTCAGCACCACCAACAATTTCTAAAATTTCATTAGTAATTGCTGCTTGACGTGCTTTGTTATACGTTAATAATAATTCGTCACGTAAATCTTTAGCATTATCTGTTGCTTTGTGCATAGCTGTCATTCTAGCTCCATGTTCGGAAGCAAAACTATCTCTTACAGCTTTATATAATTGTGTCTTTAAAGATTTTGGTATTAAAGCTTCTACAATTTCTTCTTTAGAAGGCTCAAAAATATAATCTGAGTTTACAGCAGCTGCATCTCCACCCTCAATTGGTTTGATAGGTAAAAATTGCTCTACTTGTGGTAATTGAGTTGCAGCATTTTTAAATTGATTGTACACCAATTCAATTTTATCATAAGTGCCCTCTGTATATAAGTTCATTAACTTCTCTGCAATTGCAGATACGTTATCAAAAGTTAATTCATCATAAAGGTCATTTCTACTAGCAACTACACTACAAGTTTTAGATAAAACGTCTTCACCTTTTTTACCAATGGCAAAAATCTCTACATTTTTATCTGAATACTTTTCTGTAATTATTTTATTTACAGTTTTGGTAATAGATGAGTTAAAACCACCACATAAACCTCTGTTAGAGGTTACAACTACTAACAATACTTTAGAAACTTCTCTTTGTGTTGAATACGCTCCACCAGCATCACTTTCTAAAGTTGCACTTAAATTTTGCAACAATTCTGTTAATTTAGATGAATAAGGACGCATTGCAATAATTGCATCTTGCGCTTTTTTCAACTTTGCAGCAGATACCATTTTCATGGCAGATGTAATCTGCATTGTTGATTTAATAGAGGTTATTCTATTACGTATTTCTTTTAAATTCGCCATTCTTAACTTGTTACTTAAAAGTTAAAAGATTTTAGAAAAGCGTCTAAAATCTTTTAACTATATATGTTTATGCAAAGTGCTTAGAAATTTCAGCTGCAGCTTCTTCTAAAGTTGCAGTAGCTTCTGGAGTTAATTTACCAGATTTTAAAACATCTAATGTATCTCTATGTTTAGCATTTAAATAATCGATATAATCTTTTTCGAATTGCTTAACTTTATTAACTGGTACATCTTTTAATAAGTTTTTAGAACCAGCATAAATAATTGCAATTTGATCTTCTACAGTAAAAGGATCGTTTTGCGCTTGTTTTAAGATCTCTACGTTTCTCTGACCTTTAGAAATTACGCTCATTGTAGCTGCATCTAAATCTGAACCAAATTTAGCAAATGCCTCTAATTCTCTAAACTGAGCTTGATCTAATTTTAAAGTACCAGATACTTTCTTCATAGATTTAATCTGTGCATTACCCCCAACACGTGATACAGAAATACCTACGTTAATTGCTGGTCTTACACCAGAATTAAATAAATCTCCATCTAAGAAAATCTGACCATCTGTAATAGAAATTACGTTTGTTGGGATATATGCAGATACATCTCCTGCTTGAGTTTCAATAATTGGTAAAGCTGTTAATGAACCACCACCTTTTACAATTCCTTTTAAAGAATCTGGTAAATCATTCATTTCACTAGCAATTTTGTTATCATTAATAACTTTTGCAGCACGCTCTAATAATCTTGAGTGTAAGTAAAATACATCTCCTGGATATGCCTCACGTCCTGGAGGTCTTCTTAATAATAAAGAAATTTCACGGTATGCAACTGCTTGCTTAGATAAATCATCGTAAATGATTAAAGCAGGTCTACCTGTATCTCTAAAATACTCTCCAATAGCTGCTCCTGCAAAAGGTGCATAAACTTGCATTGCTGCAGGATCTGATGCATTTGCTGCAACTATAGTTGTGTAAGCTAAAGCTCCTCTTTCTTCTAACATATTTGCAATTGCTGCAACAGTAGACGCTTTTTGACCAATAGCTACGTATATACAATATACTGGATTACCAGCATCGTAAAATTCTTTTTGATTTAAAATAGTATCTAAAGCAACCGTAGATTTACCTGTTTGTCTATCTCCAATAATCAACTCACGCTGACCTCTTCCAACAGGAATCATTGCATCAATAGATTTAATACCAGTTTGTAACGGTTCTGTTACTGGCTCTCTATAGATTACACCTGGTGCTCTTCTTTCTAATGGCATTTCGTAGGTTGTACCTTCAATTGGTCCTTTCCCATCAATTGGGCTACCTAAAGTATCTACAACTCTACCAACAATACCTTCACCTGCTCTTAAAGAAGCAATTCTTTCAGTTCTCTTTACAGTAGAACCTTCTCTTACAGAAGTTGAAGCACCTAATAATACAACACCTGCATTATCTTCTTCTAAGTTTAATACAATACCTTCTAAGCCGTTTTCGAATTCTACTAACTCACCATATTGTACGTTAGACAATCCGTAAACACGAGCAATACCATCACCCACTTGTAATACAGTTCCTACTTCACTTAATGAAGCTTGAGCTTCAAAATTTGTAAGTTGTTCTTTTAAAATTGCTGATACTTCAGCTGGTTTAATACTTGCCATCTTTTCTAATTTGATGTATTATTAAATTTTTGGAATATAATGACTATTGTCAAATTCCTTTTTCAATTCACTTAAATGATTAGAGATACTTGCATCATACTGCACATCTCCAACTCTTAAAATAAAACCACCCAATATTGAAGGATTAACCTCATTTACTAGGTTTGCTTTATCACCTGTTAAAGCTACAATTTTAGCTAATACTTGCGCTTCAATTTCTGGAGAAATTGGCACAGCTGTTGTAACTTTAGCCACTTGTGTATTCTTATCAAAATCGTATATTATTGAATATTGCTTAGCAATAGCCTCTAACATAGCGATTCTTTTATTTTCTTGTAAAAGATTAAAAAGGCCTAAGGTAATGTTGTTTATTTTGCTAGAAAATGTAGCCTTTAAAACATTCATTTTATCTGCAACCTTTATAACTGGACTTTCTAAAACTACAGAAAGCTCTTTACTGCCTTCGATAGTAGCTGCAATAAGCTGCATATCTTCATGCACAGCAGATTCATCATTAGAATCTTTAGCAAGATTTAAAATAGCTTTTGCGTAACGTAATGCTGCTCTTGCGTCTTTCATAAAATTAGTTTAAAGTTACGTCTTTTAAAATACCTTCTACTAAATCTAATTGATCTTTCTTAGAAGATAATTCTTTTTTAATTACAGATTCTGCTATACCAATAGATAATTCTGCTACGTTTTTCTTTAATTCTGCTAAAGCTGCTTGCTTTTCTTGTTGAATAGAGGCTTGGGCAGTTTCGATTAACTTGGTTGTTACTTCTTTTGCATCTTCTTTTGCGTCAGAAATAATTTTATCGCTAATTTCTCTAGCCTCTTTCATCATAGCTTCTCTTTCTGCTCTTGCTTCTTTTGCTAACCTTTCATTATCTGCAGTTAAATTTTGCATTTCTTTACGTGCATTTTCTGCAGCAGCTAAAGCGTTTTCAATTCCAGATTCTCTTTCTTCTAAAGAGTTTAAAATTGGTTTCCAAGCAAATTTCTTCAAAAGCACTAGTAAAACAATAAGTATAACTAATTGAAGTGCGAATAAACCTACTGAAAAATCATTAAAAATATCCATAATGTTATTTATTTTGTTGTCTAATTTTAAGAATATATCTGTAACCAACCGTTACAGATATATGTCTTGTTTTTGTATCAGATTATTTACCTAAAAGTAAAGCACCAAATGCTAAACCTTCTAATAATGCTCCAATAATGATCATCGCTGTTTGGATTTTTCCTGCTGCTTCTGGCTGACGAGCAATACCTTCCATTGCTTTACCACCAATTTGACCAAGTCCGATTCCACCTCCGATTACGATTAATCCTGCTCCAATTAAATTGTACATACTAATTGATTTTTAAATATTAATTAAACAAACTCTAATTCTCTTTTTATATTCTCCTTTATGGAGATTCTGACTTTAATCAGAACTAGTTTAAAATATCAAATCTATGATTTGACACTTGACTAATGGTGCTCGTGTTCTTCTACAGCCATTCCAATAAACAATGCTGATAACATTGTAAAAATAAATGCTTGTAAAAAAGCCACTAATACTTCTATAACCGTTAAAAATAAGGTTAAGAAAAATGAGATTCCTGTTGCACCAACAGTCCCGAATTCAGCTTTTAATAATAACATTAAAGCTGCAATACCCATTACTACTGAGTGACCTGCTGTAATGTTAGCAAATAAACGTACTAATAATGAAAATGGCTTTATTAATAAGTACCCTGCTAACTCTAAAACAGCAAGAATAGGTCTTAATAATTTAGGCACTCCTGGCATCCATAATGTATGCATCCAAAAGTCTTTACTACCATTAGTTATGTATATGATTAAGGTAAAAATTGCCAAACATACTGTAATTGCAATTTGTCCTGTAACATTAAATCCTATTGGAGTTAAACCCATTAAGTTTAGTATCCATATAAAGAAAAATACCGTTAAAAGATAAGGCATAAATTTTTTATATTTCTTTTCACCAATATTAGGTCTAGCAATTTCATCTCTCACATATAAAACCAATGGTTCTAAAGCACGACCTAGACCAGTAGGTATTGATTTTGTTTTGTACTGCTTAGCTAATCTAGAAAAGCCAAAAAAGATTAAAAAAGCGGCGATTAAAATACCAACAACACTTTTTGTAATAGAAAAATCTAAAACTTTGTGAGCATTTGTTGCATGATGCGTTTCATCAAAAGAAACTTGAGCAGCCCCTTCATCTAATTCATAAATCTTAGAATGAATTTTAGCAAATTTTAAACCATCTTTCTCTACAATTACATGTCCATCATCATTATGATGAAATTCAGAAGACATAAATGCAACTAAACCTTCAGTTGTCCAAATGATAACTGGTAAAGGAAAACCAACATGCTTTCTATCCCCTTCATCATTCGTATATGAGAATAATGAAAAATCATGAGAATCTGCTAAGTGATGTTTGATGTAATCATTAATTTCTTCTTTGGTATTTACACGACCTCCATCATTTTGGTTATCATGCTTTTTATCTGAATCAGACGCAAAGATTGTAGCCGAAAAAAGGGCTATAAATATTATTATAAGAAATTTGATAGATTTTTGTGCAATCTTCATGGTAAAAATGTGCTTTCTAAATTCCGCGCAAAAATAGTTAATAATTCAAAACTACAAACGCTTTTTTAAGATATTTTTTTTTATTCTTTTTTAATAAGGATTTGGATTACAAAAAAAGCTTCTGTTAATAAAAAAATTAATAGAGGAATGATAGGCGAAATTCTTGCTGAAAATTCTAAAATTTCATTGGTAATTATTGATTTATAAAAGATTATAGAAAAAAGCAATAATTTTAAGAGTATTGTTCCTAGATATATAAATCCAACTTGATCTGCAATTTTATTAACACTAGACAAAAGGAGAAGATTTGCACAAACCATTAGAGAAAAACCACTATGAAATAGGTATATTTTTTGCAAAGAAAAAGGCAATAATATTGCTTTGTTTTCTATATAATTTTCATGCAAATAAAAACCAATAAAATACAGAGCTGTAAACGTTAATAAGTAAACAATGAGCTTTTTAATCATTAACTTTATTGGCTTGTTTGATTAATGTATAAATTGCTAAAAAGATAGAAAGTAATGTTATGGTTTTCTCTAAATAAGTAGTTTCAAATTTAACGTCTAACCACTGACCCAACAAATAACCCAAATAAATAGTAACACCCATTTGCAAACCTGCTCCTGAGAGTTGTAATGCCTTATTTAAAGGCTTTTTTGGGTTTGGATTCTTTGGATTTGGTTGGCTGTTCTTTTGTGTCATCCTCTTTTTTACTTTCTTTTGATGGTGCTTTCATTGCACAAGAGGCATTAAAAGTTGCTCCTGGCTCTATAGATAATTTTCCTACAACAACATCTCCAGAAATTTTAGCTGCAGCTTTTACTGTAAGTGTTTTTACTACTTTTAATTCTCCAGAAAAATCACCTTCTATATCAGAATTAGATGCAGATACATTGCCTTTTATAACACCAGTTGCACCAATTATAACTCTACCTTTTGTGGTTAAATTACCTTCTAAAGATCCATCAATTCTAAAATCGCCTTCAGATAAAATATCTCCAACAATTTTAGTGTTTTTGGCTATTACATTTCTTTCCATGTCTTTAGATTTCCTTGTTTTCTCTGATTCTTTTGGTTTAATTTTAGGCACATTTATTTTAATTGTGCTACAATTGCTTTGGCTTTTTCTGCTTCTTCTGTATTGCCATAACTAACAACTATATAATCTAAAGCTGCTTTATATTCTTTCTTTGTTTTAAATTTACCTATTGCTAGTGCCTTTAAAAGTTCGAACTTTGGTAATAATGCAGCATTTGGGATTGAAGGCAGAAATGCATCAATCTGTGTAATTACCTCATTAAACTTATCGTCTTTATACAAATAATACAATTCTTTATACTTACGCTCTACCTCATTAACCTCTACTTCATCACTAAAAACTACATTAGGATTTAAAATTACCTGCGCAAACTTGGTTTCTGAATATTTTGTAAGTATTACATTTTTATATTGTTCAGCTTCAGTTTCGTTGTCTAAACTTGTGTATAGTTGATATAAATGCCAATTTATGGGTAAGACTAGAGCTTCATCTTCATTCAAATCATTTACTCTTTCTAACCTCTGTTTGGCCAAATCTAAATTTTTAAACTGCTCTTTATAAATCAATCCTAATTCATAAAGTGCTTCATTTCTAGTAATTATTAAACTATCTATTTCTGATTGTTCTTTAGGTATTGTACTTAAATAAGTATCTAAATCGTACTTTATATTAACTTTATTTACTGCAGTTGAATCTTTAGTTGCAATACCAATACTTGCTTTTTCAGACCATCTCCAATTATCTTCTAACCTTCTATTGCCCCAAATTTTAAAGAATTCTGATTTTCCAAAACTTAAAGATTGGCTATTGTAAAAATACCATTCTCCTTTTTTTGCTGGTTGCAAACCACTTATTGGATTCGCAAAAGCCATTTGATTTAGTCTTAATTGTGCTGCAGCTTCATCTGCCTCTTTAATTTTTTCTATATAATTTTCGAAAAAGGTAGTTTGCTCTTCTTTTGTTAGTGTTGCAATTCTTACAATACTATCATTTGTTTGCACAACATCTTCAAACTTTATAAGCGATGCTAAGTTTTTATATTTACGTTTAATTCTTCGAATTCTAAGGTTTAAAGTGTCTTTGGTAAATTGTAAAACACTGTCATAATAAGCACTTGCATTTTGATATTCTGCTTCTTTGAATGCTAAATTTCCTAAATTTTCGTAGGTAAAAGTTTTTTGTTTATCACCTGCATTTGCTGCTCTTAAAGAATTGTAATAGTTGTTTTTTGCCAATTGAATACTATCATTCTTTTCTTGTAGCACTGCTGTTTGATAATACAACTCATCTAAATAAGGCCTATTTTCTCTGTCTTTAATTAGTTCTTGAAGTGTATTTAAAACCACAACTGAAATAGAATCGTTTGTGGTGTTTCTTGCCAGTTCTATATTAGCATGAATTTTATACTTGTAAGGCGCTTTTTTAAAATTTGCTAATCTATTGTAAGTTAAGTTAGCAGAATCTTTTTTATCCTCTAAACTATAAATTTGACCCAAAACAAAAAGGTTTCTAGCTCCTTGTGCTTGGTTTTCTAAAGTTCTAGTAGCTAATTGTAAATGTTTTTTTGCGTTCTGCAAACTGTCACTTTTCACATAAGCCATAGCTAATGCTGTATGTGCTTGCTCTTTTATTCTATTTGGTAAATCTGCTTCTAAAGTATCTCTAATTACCAACAAGAGTTTCATAGATTCTATTGCAGTTTCTTCATTATCTAGCCTGATATTGGTTTTAGCTCTCCAAATTTTTGTTTCAGCAATTAAATCTGCATTAGGATAATTGGCAATAACATAATTAAAAGCTTCTACTGCAGGTATGAATCTTTGTTGATAATAACGTGCTTTACCTAAAAGTAAATAGGCATTATCAATTTGTCTATTTCTTTCAATACCATCTATATTCATTCCATGCTTCTGAATTGCTTTTACAGCTTTTTCTTCTGCTCTTTCAAAAGTGGTAGTTGGTTTCTTATCCTTATCATTATTAAAGCCACTTCCAATATTGTTGTTAAAAGTAGGTGCAATAATTTTATCTTCTTCAAATTCTATAGGCTCTAAAGGTAATTGCAGAAACCAATCATCTGTG belongs to Polaribacter dokdonensis and includes:
- a CDS encoding aldo/keto reductase, with the translated sequence MKPTSKIIIGCMSWGKWGKQFSTKEATEMVQFCVANGNTTFDHADLYGDYTTEAEFGAAFKASKIDREKIELITKCGIQNPGETRDNKVKYYNYSKEYIIWSAEQSLKNLKTDYLDTFLLHRPSALMHPEEIAEAISTLKRDGKIINFGVSNFTPSQVNLIVDHVSVDVNQIEFSLTQNSAMKDGTLDQMLQKKMQPMSWSPLGSVFREETHQTKSIKEVLKRLSTKYNCTDDALLLAWLFKHPAKVAPVIGTTNKDRILNANKALEINLELEDWFIMLEASNGQEVA
- a CDS encoding bactofilin family protein, whose amino-acid sequence is MPKIKPKESEKTRKSKDMERNVIAKNTKIVGDILSEGDFRIDGSLEGNLTTKGRVIIGATGVIKGNVSASNSDIEGDFSGELKVVKTLTVKAAAKISGDVVVGKLSIEPGATFNASCAMKAPSKESKKEDDTKEQPTKSKESKPKKAFK
- a CDS encoding AtpZ/AtpI family protein; amino-acid sequence: MTQKNSQPNPKNPNPKKPLNKALQLSGAGLQMGVTIYLGYLLGQWLDVKFETTYLEKTITLLSIFLAIYTLIKQANKVND
- a CDS encoding F0F1 ATP synthase subunit B — encoded protein: MDIFNDFSVGLFALQLVILIVLLVLLKKFAWKPILNSLEERESGIENALAAAENARKEMQNLTADNERLAKEARAEREAMMKEAREISDKIISDAKEDAKEVTTKLIETAQASIQQEKQAALAELKKNVAELSIGIAESVIKKELSSKKDQLDLVEGILKDVTLN
- a CDS encoding DUF6168 family protein, translating into MIKKLIVYLLTFTALYFIGFYLHENYIENKAILLPFSLQKIYLFHSGFSLMVCANLLLLSSVNKIADQVGFIYLGTILLKLLLFSIIFYKSIITNEILEFSARISPIIPLLIFLLTEAFFVIQILIKKE
- the atpG gene encoding ATP synthase F1 subunit gamma — its product is MANLKEIRNRITSIKSTMQITSAMKMVSAAKLKKAQDAIIAMRPYSSKLTELLQNLSATLESDAGGAYSTQREVSKVLLVVVTSNRGLCGGFNSSITKTVNKIITEKYSDKNVEIFAIGKKGEDVLSKTCSVVASRNDLYDELTFDNVSAIAEKLMNLYTEGTYDKIELVYNQFKNAATQLPQVEQFLPIKPIEGGDAAAVNSDYIFEPSKEEIVEALIPKSLKTQLYKAVRDSFASEHGARMTAMHKATDNAKDLRDELLLTYNKARQAAITNEILEIVGGAEALNN
- the atpB gene encoding F0F1 ATP synthase subunit A translates to MKIAQKSIKFLIIIFIALFSATIFASDSDKKHDNQNDGGRVNTKEEINDYIKHHLADSHDFSLFSYTNDEGDRKHVGFPLPVIIWTTEGLVAFMSSEFHHNDDGHVIVEKDGLKFAKIHSKIYELDEGAAQVSFDETHHATNAHKVLDFSITKSVVGILIAAFLIFFGFSRLAKQYKTKSIPTGLGRALEPLVLYVRDEIARPNIGEKKYKKFMPYLLTVFFFIWILNLMGLTPIGFNVTGQIAITVCLAIFTLIIYITNGSKDFWMHTLWMPGVPKLLRPILAVLELAGYLLIKPFSLLVRLFANITAGHSVVMGIAALMLLLKAEFGTVGATGISFFLTLFLTVIEVLVAFLQAFIFTMLSALFIGMAVEEHEHH
- a CDS encoding SDR family NAD(P)-dependent oxidoreductase, with protein sequence MKTAFITGATSGIGKATAELFAKNNIKLILCGRRTERLEKLQTKLSKLTEVTTLQFDVSRKEEVQTAIESLPENFKHIDFLINNAGNAHGLATIQEGSIDDWDAMLDINVKGLLYVTKAILPIMIHNNSGFIVNIGSTAGKDVYKNGNVYCASKFAVNALNKSMRLDLNDYNIRVSAIHPGLVETEFSDVRFKGDTDRARTVYSGYKALQAEDIADIINFVVTRPYHVNIEDLIVYPTAQASATMINKN
- a CDS encoding tetratricopeptide repeat protein; this encodes MKITFRYLILFTFIAVIASCSTKKDSVISRNYHALTTKYNILFNGNNAFDKGIDEINNSYTDDWFLQLPLEPIEFEEDKIIAPTFNNNIGSGFNNDKDKKPTTTFERAEEKAVKAIQKHGMNIDGIERNRQIDNAYLLLGKARYYQQRFIPAVEAFNYVIANYPNADLIAETKIWRAKTNIRLDNEETAIESMKLLLVIRDTLEADLPNRIKEQAHTALAMAYVKSDSLQNAKKHLQLATRTLENQAQGARNLFVLGQIYSLEDKKDSANLTYNRLANFKKAPYKYKIHANIELARNTTNDSISVVVLNTLQELIKDRENRPYLDELYYQTAVLQEKNDSIQLAKNNYYNSLRAANAGDKQKTFTYENLGNLAFKEAEYQNASAYYDSVLQFTKDTLNLRIRRIKRKYKNLASLIKFEDVVQTNDSIVRIATLTKEEQTTFFENYIEKIKEADEAAAQLRLNQMAFANPISGLQPAKKGEWYFYNSQSLSFGKSEFFKIWGNRRLEDNWRWSEKASIGIATKDSTAVNKVNIKYDLDTYLSTIPKEQSEIDSLIITRNEALYELGLIYKEQFKNLDLAKQRLERVNDLNEDEALVLPINWHLYQLYTSLDNETEAEQYKNVILTKYSETKFAQVILNPNVVFSDEVEVNEVERKYKELYYLYKDDKFNEVITQIDAFLPSIPNAALLPKFELLKALAIGKFKTKKEYKAALDYIVVSYGNTEEAEKAKAIVAQLK
- the atpH gene encoding ATP synthase F1 subunit delta, which encodes MKDARAALRYAKAILNLAKDSNDESAVHEDMQLIAATIEGSKELSVVLESPVIKVADKMNVLKATFSSKINNITLGLFNLLQENKRIAMLEAIAKQYSIIYDFDKNTQVAKVTTAVPISPEIEAQVLAKIVALTGDKANLVNEVNPSILGGFILRVGDVQYDASISNHLSELKKEFDNSHYIPKI
- the atpE gene encoding ATP synthase F0 subunit C; amino-acid sequence: MYNLIGAGLIVIGGGIGLGQIGGKAMEGIARQPEAAGKIQTAMIIIGALLEGLAFGALLLGK
- the atpA gene encoding F0F1 ATP synthase subunit alpha; protein product: MASIKPAEVSAILKEQLTNFEAQASLSEVGTVLQVGDGIARVYGLSNVQYGELVEFENGLEGIVLNLEEDNAGVVLLGASTSVREGSTVKRTERIASLRAGEGIVGRVVDTLGSPIDGKGPIEGTTYEMPLERRAPGVIYREPVTEPLQTGIKSIDAMIPVGRGQRELIIGDRQTGKSTVALDTILNQKEFYDAGNPVYCIYVAIGQKASTVAAIANMLEERGALAYTTIVAANASDPAAMQVYAPFAGAAIGEYFRDTGRPALIIYDDLSKQAVAYREISLLLRRPPGREAYPGDVFYLHSRLLERAAKVINDNKIASEMNDLPDSLKGIVKGGGSLTALPIIETQAGDVSAYIPTNVISITDGQIFLDGDLFNSGVRPAINVGISVSRVGGNAQIKSMKKVSGTLKLDQAQFRELEAFAKFGSDLDAATMSVISKGQRNVEILKQAQNDPFTVEDQIAIIYAGSKNLLKDVPVNKVKQFEKDYIDYLNAKHRDTLDVLKSGKLTPEATATLEEAAAEISKHFA